Proteins from one Tribolium castaneum strain GA2 unplaced genomic scaffold, icTriCast1.1 ptg000060l, whole genome shotgun sequence genomic window:
- the LOC135267603 gene encoding uncharacterized protein LOC135267603: MASLNFATVNTGGISRKFASLRHFLHIDQIHIAAITETQSKRPVNITGFHSYNKPSPTTRAKHGVTLLVSTSLASSQHILPPHLDHLQAVAATIHINNLNILFICYYNPPLETVSTQLLDYTSTFRHAVILGDFNARHTDFGDTISNTNGRHLTRSLNTLPLCRLRNQFPTLINHVGTSIVDHIIVTDNLTHITNTDSFIGTTVTSDHLPLVSNFTLQGPQPRPTHIPIFDFNNTNWTDFQNYITNNLPHIDDTLDPNTIDTQVTQLTQLIKQAQTLFVPIKHIPTNRKPLPPQILALIRVKRRIYREFVQTRSPVLKTVFNRLNAQIRRDINQFRLAHWSNSCSSLDYRDGKTSPDLTTTLTSTQTPTQTFHPTTRT, from the exons atggcttCTCTGAATTTCGCCACAGTCAATACGGGAGGGATTTCTCGTAAATTTGCCTCCTTGAGACATTTTCTACACATCGACCAAATTCACATCGCAGCAATCACAGAGACACAATCCAAACGACCCGTAAACATCACAGGCTTCCACTCCTACAACAAACCCAGCCCCACAACCCGAGCCAAACACGGCGTCACACTTCTTGTCTCAACTTCACTCGCTTCATCTCAACACATCTTACCCCCCCATCTTGACCACCTTCAAGCCGTTGCAGCCACCATtcacattaacaatttaaacattctgtttatttgttattacaatccTCCTCTCGAAACCGTCAGTACCCAACTCCTCGATTACACTTCCACATTCAGACACGCAGTCATTCTCGGAGACTTCAACGCTCGACACACCGATTTTGGtgacacaatttcaaacacaaacgGCAGACACCTCACACGCTCTCTCAACACTCTTCCTCTTTGTCGTCTTCGAAATCAATTTCCCACACTCATCAATCACGTTGGCACATCGATCGTAGACCACATCATTGTGACCGATAATCTCACACACATCACAAACACAGACTCTTTCATTGGCACCACAGTCACCTCCGATCATCTCCCTCTTGTCTCAAACTTCACACTTCAAGGCCCCCAACCGCGACCCACGCACATCCCCATTTTCgatttcaacaacacaaactggaccgactttcaaaattacatcacaaacaacctcccacacattgacgacacacttgaccccaacaccattgacacacaagtaacacaactaacacaactcatcaaacaagctcaaacactttttgtacccatcAAACACATTCCAACAAATCGCAAACCATTGCCCCCTCAAATCCTTGCCCTCATCCGAGTCAAACGCCGAATTTATCGCGAATTCGTGCAAACCAGATCTCCAGTCCTCAAAACTGTCTTTAACCGTCTCAATGCACAAATAAGACGTGACATCAACCAATTTCGTCTTGCCCACTGGTCAAACAGTTGTAGCTCCCTCGATTACCGAGACG GCAAAACCTCCCCCGACTTGACTACGACGCTGACCTCGACCCAGACCCCGACCCAGACTTTCCACCCGACAACCCGGACTTGA
- the LOC135267606 gene encoding histone H4, translated as MTGRGKGGKGLGKGGAKRHRKVLRDNIQGITKPAIRRLARRGGVKRISGLIYEETRGVLKVFLENVIRDAVTYTEHAKRKTVTAMDVVYALKRQGRTLYGFGG; from the coding sequence atgaccggtcgtggcaaaggtggaaagggattgggaaaaggtggagcaaaacgtcatcgtaaagttttacgtgataacatccagggcatcacgaagcccgcgatcagaagattggcacgtcgtggaggagtgaaacgtatctccggtctcatttacgaagaaaccagaggtgtcctgaaggtattcctcgaaaacgtcattcgtgatgccgtcacctacaccgaacacgcaaaacgtaaaaccgtcaccgccatggatgtcgtttacgctttgaagcgtcaagggcgtacactttacggttttggcggttaa
- the LOC135267604 gene encoding histone H2B, with translation MPPKTSGKAAKKAGKAQKNISKSDKKKKRRRKESYAIYIYKVLKQVHPDTGISSKAMSIMNSFVNDIFERIAAEASRLAHYNKRSTITSREIQTAVRLLLPGELAKHAVSEGTKAVTKYTSSK, from the coding sequence atgccaccaaagacaagcggtaaagcagcgaaaaaggctggaaaagctcaaaagaatatttcgaagagcgacaagaaaaagaagcgcaggaggaaggaaagctatgcaatctatatttataaggtattgaagcaagtacaccccgataccggtatttcgagcaaggcgatgagcatcatgaacagtttcgttaatgatatctttgaacggatcgccgctgaagcttctcgtcttgcgcattacaacaagcgttcgacgattacgagccgggaaattcaaacagcggttcgtctcttgttgcctggtgaattggcaaagcacgcagtctctgaaggtaccaaagccgtcaccaaatacacaagttcaaaatag